A segment of the Pseudoalteromonas sp. DL-6 genome:
ACTTGCATAAAATTATCCCCGATGGTAAAGCACAAGCGTGTGCAACTGCAACTAAATGCTATAAAGTGTGTAGTAAAATAACTAAGGATATCAACATGAGTGAAACCCCTTTTATCTTAGCCCCAGAGCTACAAAAAGATTGTATTGAGCTGGCTGATTGGCCATTGTGTAAAGTATTGTTATTGAATGACAGTCAATATCCATGGTTTGTATTAGTCCCAAGGGTTGCAGGCTTAAAAGAGATTATTGATTTAACTGAGCAGCAACAAATCACTTACTTACAAGAGTCGGCTAAGCTTAGTCATTTATTAATTGAAGTGTTTAATCCTGATAAGTTAAATGTTGCCGCGCTTGGTAATATGGTGCCGCAATTACACATTCATCATATAGCGCGCTTCAAAACAGATATTGCATGGCCTGCGCCTGTATGGGGTAAGTTTCCGAGTATCCCTTATACTAATGAGCAGATAGAGCAATTAAAAACGTATTTTTAAAATTAGAATGAGTTACTTTGAGGGGATAGTATGAAATTAATAAAACAACTTTGTGTCAGTGTATTTATGGCAGCTATTGCTGTTTCAACCGTAATAGCGAGTGAGCAGCCAGTCGCTATAGATGTGGTAAATAACGCCAACATTAAAAACTTTGCAGCACATAACAACTTGGTTTTTTCAGCAGCGCAACCGACTGATGAGCAGTTTAAGCAACTATCGCAAGCTAAGGTGAAGCACGTTATTAATTTACGTGCAGCAGATGAGCAAGACTGGGATGAAGGGGCATTAGTAAACTCTTTAGGAATGAATTACCACGCAATTGAGATTGCAGGTGCACAAGATGTTAACATCGATAATGCAAAACGATTAGCTAGCCTTTTAGAAGAACTTAAAGGTGAATCAGTGGTTGTTCATTGTGCGAGCAGTAATCGTGTTGGTGCGCTAATGGCTATTTCAGCCCATCAGCAAGGTGCTGATATTGAGTCTGCAATTGAAACAGGCAAGCAGTGGGGAATGGTAAGCCTAGAGCCGGTTGTTCGTAAAGTGATGAGTGATAAATAATCAGACAATAAAAAAGCGTTACAGTGTAACGCTTTTTTTATGTGAACTAATTTAGCTCATATTAATTAAGGCCAAGCACATCTTTGCCTTGTTTGAAGGTCACATCTACAGGGATGTTCGCTTTGCTTAACTTTTCTAAATCTTTAGCAAGCTCCGCTTTAATATCGCCATGAGTGGCAATAAGTTGATCTACTTTTTCGTAATCACCATCACCTTGCAGGGTTAAAATAAGGCGTGATAACTTTGCCATAGCATCGCCCATTTTATCCATGTTGATGCTGTAAAGTCCGTCTTCATTTTTAGAGAAGGCACCTTCTTGAGCAAAAAAGTTAAAGCGGATCATATTTGCTTTACCATGCGCACTTGAAGCACCAAAGCGCACTGAGCGGAAAATACCCGCCATAAAAGTGGTGTAGTAATCTTCTAATGTACCTTCGGTGATTTCACCTTTTTTAAGTAACTGTTCAACCATGTATAAACCAAGAATATCGGCTTTGCCTTCTTCTAAAGCGCTAGCGTGCTCTTGAAGTGATTGGCGAACAGTACCTTTACCCGTTAGGGTGTTTTTAATCCCTAAACCGTGAGCCACTTCATGGAACATGGTATTGGCAAAAAATGCATCAAAGGTAATGTGTTTGCGTTGCTCAGGTACAATTAACTGCTCTGAGATAGGCACTAAAATTTTATCAAACTTCGCACGCATTGCGTTTTTAAGCTGTAAACGACGTGTGCCTTTTTCTAGTTGTACTTGTTCATCATTGGGTAAGTTAATCGCAATGGTTTTACTGCCTGCATTTGAATGCCCAGCATAGT
Coding sequences within it:
- a CDS encoding HIT domain-containing protein, translated to MSETPFILAPELQKDCIELADWPLCKVLLLNDSQYPWFVLVPRVAGLKEIIDLTEQQQITYLQESAKLSHLLIEVFNPDKLNVAALGNMVPQLHIHHIARFKTDIAWPAPVWGKFPSIPYTNEQIEQLKTYF